Sequence from the Exiguobacterium aurantiacum genome:
TTTTGGCTGTGCCTCTTTCTCGCGGAGAAAGGGGCTTTTTTTGTGGGCAACGTACAGGAAGGGGAAAACATCATGTCATATCAACCATTTACAGAACAGACCGTCGTCGAGCACGTCCGTCAGTTAGGATACTTGCAAGAAGGAATCGCCGAGTGCGAGGAGATCGGGGACGGCAACTTGAATCTCGTGTTTCGGATTCGCCAAGGCGAACAAAGCCTGATCGTCAAACAGGCGCTCCCATACGCCAAAGTCGTCGGCGAGAGCTGGCCGCTCACGCTCGAACGGGCATGGATTGAACAGTTGGCACTCCGTGAATTTGCGACGGTCGCGCCGCGGTTCGTCCCGGCCGTCCTCGGCAGCGATCGGACACTCGCCTACACGATTATAGAAGATTTGTCTGATTATGAGATTGTCCGCACCGGCTATTTGAACGGGGAGAGCTACCCGGAACTCGCCCGTCATGTCGGTGAATTTTTAGGCGAGACGCTGTTCGCGACGTCGGACTACGCGGCGGGACCGATCGCGAAGAAACGGATTGAACGTGACTATTACAACCCGGAACTGTGTGACATCACCGAGAAGCTCATCTTCACCGACCCGTTCAAAGACGCGGAGTCGAACAACATCGAGGCGGCGCTTCAAGAAGATGTCGAACGCCTCTGGCAAGACCAGGCGTTAAAGGTCGAGGTGACGAAACTGAAAGTTGGGTTTGTCACGAAACATGAGGCGCTCCTGCACGGGGACTTACATACGGGCAGCATCTTCGCGACCCAGCAAGAGACGAAAATCATCGATCCAGAGTTCGCGTTTTACGGACCGTTCGGCTTCGACCTCGGCCAAATCATCGCCCATTTGACGTTGTCGACGTTCCATGACCCGCTCAAACGCTTCGAGCGTTTCACGGACGCCTTGACGGTGTGGGAGACGTTTGAGAAGACGTTCCGGGCCAACTTTGAGCGTGCCGTCGAGCCATTTAACACAGACGGCTTCGTCGACGAGTTGTTGCGGACGATCTTCAGCGACACGATCGGCTACGCCGGTTGCGAGCTCATTCGCCGTGCCGTCGGACTGGCCGGTGTCGCAGATCTCGAGACGTTGCCGGAAGCGACGCGGCTCGAACGAAAACGTGATGCGCTCGCCCTCGGGACGGCGCTCATTAAAGAACGCCACAGCGTCGAGTCGATTGACGATTTGGTGACGCTCTTGTCGGGGGTGCGCGTATGACGGTTCAAAACATCCGTTTCCATCCGCCGACGGACGAACTCATCGTATTGGATCAGACGTTGTTGCCGCATGAAGAGCGCTACGTGACGATTGAGACGCTCGAACAGGCCGAACATGCCATCGAGACGCTCCAAGTCCGAGGGGCCCCGGCCATCGCATACTTCGGGGCGTTCGTCCTCGCCAAAGAGGCGGGCCGGTTAGTCGATGACCCGGACTTCACGCGTCGGCTCGACCTCGTCGGACGCCGCTTGATCGCGACCCGGCCGACGGCGGTCAATCTACAAAACGTGATCGAATCGCTCCTTGATTTAAATGTCGGGGACGACTTTGAGGCGATTGCCGAGGAAATCAAACGCCGCGCCATCGCCCTGTACGACCGTGACGTCGATACGTATCGGGCCATCGGAGAACATGCACTGACGGTGTTGCCGGCCGGAGGGAACGTGTTGACGATCTGCAACGCCGGTGCCATCGCGACATCGCGTTACGGCACGGCGCTCGCGCCGTTTTACGTTGGAAAAGAACGCGGCGTATCCTTCAACGTCTTCGCCTGTGAGACGCGGCCGCTCCTGCAAGGGGCACGCCTCACCGTCTGGGAGCTCGACCGGGCCGATATCGACGTGACGCTCATCACCGACAATATGGCGGCTTGGACGATTCAGTCAAAACGAGTCGATGCCATCATCGTCGGAGCCGACCGCATCACACGGACGGGGCACGTCGCCAATAAAATCGGGACGTTGCAGCTCGCCGTCCTCGCCAAGCATTACGGCATTCCGTTCTATGTCGCGGCACCGCATTCGACGTTCGATTTGACGGCGGACGACACGATTGAAATCGAGGAGCGGAACCCGTCAGAAGTGACACATATCGGTGGTCACCCGACGGCACCCGTCGGCATCACCGTCTTCAATCCGGCGTTCGACGTCACCACACCGAACCTCATCACCGGACTCATCACCGAGGCGGGTGTGTTCGAACCGACAGAAGCTGCCATCACACATCATGTAGGGGGAACGATTCATGTCTAAAAAACTATTGATTTTGTTATTCACATTCGTCTTGGCGCTCGTCGGTTGCACGAACGAGCAAGCGGCACCATCGAAGCCGGCCGAGAAGACGGCAGAGACGAAACCCGTCTCGGTCTCGAACGGGACGTTGCCGAAGGATATCGACGTCGCCTTGATCATGCAGATGTCGATTGGGACGTTCTCGTCGCAGTATATTAACGGGGTGACGGAACAAGTCGAATCGTTCGGCGGCAACGTGAAAGTGTACAACGCCGACAACGATCTGTCGAAGATGGCGAGCTACGTCGACACGGCGACGACGCAAGGCGTCGATGTCATCTTGATTGACCATGGCCGCGCCGATGCGTTGAAAGAACCGGTCCAACGCGCACTCGACAAAGGCATCAAAGTCGTCGCGTTCGACAACGATTTGACGAACGACGGGGTGACCGTCATCGACCAAGACGACTATTCGCTCGCCTGGCGTTCTCTCAAGGCACTCGCCGAAGATTTGGACGGCGAAGGCAACATCGTCACGATTTGGGTCGGTGGCTTCACGCCGATGGAACGACGCCACACGATTTATGATGCGTTCTTGAAACGCTACCCGGGCATCACGGAAGTCGCCAAATTCGGTTCGGCGACGAACAATACGGCGCTCGACACACAGAGCCAGATGGAAGCGATTTTGAAGAAGTATCCGGAAGGCGAGATTGATGCCGTATTCGCGATGTGGGACGAGTTCGCCAAAGGGGCGAGCCGTGCCATCAAACAAGCCGGACGCGATGAAATCGCCGTCTATGGTATCGATTTGAGTGACGAAGACCTGCAGCTCATGCAAGAGGACGGTAGCCCGTGGAAAGTGACGGCGGCGACCGACCCGGCTGAAATCGGACGGATTCAAGTCCGGTACGCGTATCAAAAATTAGTGGGCGAAGAGACACCGTCGATTCATTCGGTCGACCCGTACCTCGTCGATCGTGACGTCTTGCCGGACGAGAAAGTGACGATGGACGACCTTGGCCAATACGTCCCGAACTGGGGCGCATCAGACGCGGCCTGGTCGGACTGGATGAAAGGGACGGACTGATGTTGCGGCTTGAACGCGTCACGAAACGCTATGGCGACGTCACGGTGCTCGCCGCTGTCAGCTTCACGCTCCGACGTGGCGAGATTCATGGATTGCTCGGGTTGAACGGGGCCGGAAAGAGTACGCTCGTGAAGCTGTTGAGCGGCGCCATCACCCCGACGTCCGGGACGGTCGAGCTCGACGAGGCGGCGGTC
This genomic interval carries:
- the mtnK gene encoding S-methyl-5-thioribose kinase yields the protein MSYQPFTEQTVVEHVRQLGYLQEGIAECEEIGDGNLNLVFRIRQGEQSLIVKQALPYAKVVGESWPLTLERAWIEQLALREFATVAPRFVPAVLGSDRTLAYTIIEDLSDYEIVRTGYLNGESYPELARHVGEFLGETLFATSDYAAGPIAKKRIERDYYNPELCDITEKLIFTDPFKDAESNNIEAALQEDVERLWQDQALKVEVTKLKVGFVTKHEALLHGDLHTGSIFATQQETKIIDPEFAFYGPFGFDLGQIIAHLTLSTFHDPLKRFERFTDALTVWETFEKTFRANFERAVEPFNTDGFVDELLRTIFSDTIGYAGCELIRRAVGLAGVADLETLPEATRLERKRDALALGTALIKERHSVESIDDLVTLLSGVRV
- the mtnA gene encoding S-methyl-5-thioribose-1-phosphate isomerase, which translates into the protein MTVQNIRFHPPTDELIVLDQTLLPHEERYVTIETLEQAEHAIETLQVRGAPAIAYFGAFVLAKEAGRLVDDPDFTRRLDLVGRRLIATRPTAVNLQNVIESLLDLNVGDDFEAIAEEIKRRAIALYDRDVDTYRAIGEHALTVLPAGGNVLTICNAGAIATSRYGTALAPFYVGKERGVSFNVFACETRPLLQGARLTVWELDRADIDVTLITDNMAAWTIQSKRVDAIIVGADRITRTGHVANKIGTLQLAVLAKHYGIPFYVAAPHSTFDLTADDTIEIEERNPSEVTHIGGHPTAPVGITVFNPAFDVTTPNLITGLITEAGVFEPTEAAITHHVGGTIHV
- a CDS encoding sugar ABC transporter substrate-binding protein, translating into MSKKLLILLFTFVLALVGCTNEQAAPSKPAEKTAETKPVSVSNGTLPKDIDVALIMQMSIGTFSSQYINGVTEQVESFGGNVKVYNADNDLSKMASYVDTATTQGVDVILIDHGRADALKEPVQRALDKGIKVVAFDNDLTNDGVTVIDQDDYSLAWRSLKALAEDLDGEGNIVTIWVGGFTPMERRHTIYDAFLKRYPGITEVAKFGSATNNTALDTQSQMEAILKKYPEGEIDAVFAMWDEFAKGASRAIKQAGRDEIAVYGIDLSDEDLQLMQEDGSPWKVTAATDPAEIGRIQVRYAYQKLVGEETPSIHSVDPYLVDRDVLPDEKVTMDDLGQYVPNWGASDAAWSDWMKGTD